One part of the Streptomyces ferrugineus genome encodes these proteins:
- a CDS encoding TnsA-like heteromeric transposase endonuclease subunit, whose protein sequence is MEAEEFWLEYTDARGEVHGGPLEVMWPTLFEAAGQVRAFPSYRGQRNFPGWYWAATCSELVGYESRAELGHLMRLDAEPDVVAVASQPFRLSWRYGGRGRRIRHTPDYFVRRRDGTAVVLDVRPDERIEPEDAAKFAATAAACPRVGWGYERLGVLDPVSVANLRWLSGYRHPRVRREPVADALRAVFSEPLGLLAGARAVGDPLAVLPVLYHLLWHHELTTELRTERLSAASLVRLVPAAVKGVGWDVDASAAAVAG, encoded by the coding sequence GTGGAGGCGGAGGAATTCTGGCTGGAGTACACCGACGCCCGAGGTGAGGTGCATGGCGGGCCGCTTGAGGTGATGTGGCCGACCCTTTTCGAGGCGGCCGGGCAGGTGCGTGCGTTCCCGTCGTACCGCGGGCAGCGGAACTTCCCCGGCTGGTACTGGGCTGCAACCTGCTCCGAGCTGGTGGGTTACGAGTCCCGGGCGGAACTCGGGCACCTGATGCGGCTGGATGCCGAGCCGGACGTGGTGGCGGTGGCCTCACAGCCGTTCCGGCTGTCGTGGCGGTACGGCGGCCGGGGTCGGCGGATCAGGCACACGCCGGACTACTTCGTGCGCAGACGGGACGGCACGGCCGTGGTGCTGGATGTGCGTCCGGACGAGCGCATCGAGCCCGAGGACGCGGCGAAGTTCGCAGCGACGGCTGCGGCCTGCCCCCGGGTCGGCTGGGGCTATGAACGGCTCGGAGTGCTCGATCCGGTGTCGGTGGCGAACCTGCGGTGGCTGTCGGGCTACCGGCATCCCAGAGTGCGGCGGGAACCAGTGGCCGACGCTCTGCGGGCGGTGTTCAGCGAGCCACTGGGGTTGCTGGCGGGTGCTCGGGCGGTCGGTGATCCGCTCGCGGTGCTGCCGGTGCTCTACCACCTGCTCTGGCACCACGAGTTGACGACGGAACTGCGGACGGAGCGCTTGTCAGCCGCGTCGCTGGTGCGGCTGGTGCCTGCGGCGGTGAAGGGGGTGGGCTGGGATGTCGACGCGTCCGCGGCTGCTGTCGCTGGGTGA
- a CDS encoding ATP-binding protein, with product MAVNTPDEREPPAGDDERIEPPTSLSGWRRFVEKDLATFDLAPPKQWESMDDEARADYDEARIDYHSELQVVRTSTVKEVAHQGRLLTLLNRREHGARRGLIISGERTTGKTTALRQLGRLHELRIRQRYGDSRRIPVVYVTAPPKGSARKLALEFARFLKLPTISPRHNTADITSSVCQVLTEARTDLVLVDEIHLMNLATIAGEELSDHLKYFTEHLPATFVYAGIDVEHSGLFTGIRGGQIAGRCTLLHTGPFPPGAEWEGLVATMEDTLRLHHHTPGTLAKLHAYLHQRTGGMIGSLSHLIRAAAISAILDGSERITRRQLHTIHVDHASESAYRTSA from the coding sequence ATGGCGGTGAACACCCCCGACGAACGCGAACCACCGGCGGGCGACGACGAGCGGATCGAACCGCCCACCTCCCTGAGCGGCTGGCGCCGCTTCGTCGAGAAGGACCTCGCGACCTTCGATCTCGCCCCGCCCAAGCAGTGGGAGTCCATGGACGACGAAGCGCGCGCCGACTACGACGAGGCCCGCATTGATTACCACTCCGAACTCCAGGTCGTGCGCACCTCCACTGTCAAAGAGGTCGCCCACCAAGGGCGCCTTTTGACCTTGCTGAACCGGCGCGAGCACGGCGCCCGCCGCGGCCTGATCATCTCCGGGGAGCGCACCACCGGGAAGACCACCGCACTGCGGCAACTCGGCCGCCTACACGAGCTTCGCATCCGGCAGCGTTACGGAGACAGCCGGCGCATCCCGGTGGTCTATGTGACAGCCCCGCCCAAGGGTTCGGCCCGCAAGCTCGCGCTGGAGTTCGCCCGGTTCCTCAAGCTGCCGACCATTTCCCCCAGGCACAACACCGCCGACATCACCAGCTCCGTCTGCCAAGTGCTTACGGAGGCCCGCACCGATCTCGTCTTGGTCGATGAGATCCACCTGATGAACCTCGCCACCATCGCGGGTGAGGAGTTGTCCGACCATCTGAAGTACTTCACCGAGCACCTGCCCGCCACATTCGTCTATGCGGGCATCGACGTCGAGCATTCCGGGCTGTTCACCGGAATCCGGGGCGGCCAGATCGCTGGCCGCTGCACACTCCTGCACACCGGCCCCTTCCCGCCCGGAGCGGAGTGGGAAGGGCTGGTGGCGACCATGGAGGACACCCTCCGCCTGCATCACCACACTCCAGGAACCCTGGCCAAGCTGCACGCCTACCTCCACCAACGCACCGGCGGCATGATCGGCAGCCTCTCTCACCTGATCCGGGCCGCCGCCATCTCGGCAATCCTCGACGGCAGCGAGCGGATCACCCGCCGCCAGCTGCACACCATTCACGTCGACCACGCCAGCGAGAGCGCCTACCGGACATCGGCATGA
- a CDS encoding class I SAM-dependent DNA methyltransferase translates to MNTDQWLADTRASYDTVAVSYADQLREALAGEPYLRAALALFAELVHATSGGPVADVGCGPGHVTAHLHELGVDAFGIDLSPAMIDLARRDHPSLRFEVGSMTDLHLADASLAGLLAFWSLIHVPDDAVPTVFSHFHRVLRPGGQLLVGFHVGDESRLKTQGYGGHPMNVYVHRRQPDQVTTWLRDAGFTVEAHMLLDLDESVPGAVLFAHSQP, encoded by the coding sequence ATGAACACGGACCAGTGGTTAGCAGACACCCGCGCGTCCTACGACACGGTCGCGGTCAGCTATGCCGACCAGCTGCGCGAGGCTCTGGCCGGGGAGCCCTACCTTCGAGCAGCTCTGGCATTGTTCGCCGAGTTGGTGCACGCCACCAGCGGCGGGCCGGTGGCGGACGTGGGCTGCGGACCTGGACACGTCACCGCTCACCTGCACGAGCTGGGCGTGGACGCGTTCGGCATCGATCTTTCACCCGCGATGATCGACCTCGCTCGGCGCGACCACCCCAGCCTGCGGTTCGAAGTCGGCTCGATGACGGATCTCCACCTCGCAGACGCTTCGCTCGCCGGCCTGCTCGCCTTCTGGTCGTTGATACACGTCCCCGACGATGCCGTGCCCACGGTCTTCAGCCACTTCCACCGGGTGCTACGCCCTGGTGGACAACTGCTGGTCGGCTTCCACGTCGGTGACGAGTCGAGGCTGAAGACGCAGGGCTACGGCGGTCACCCGATGAACGTTTACGTCCACCGCCGCCAACCTGATCAAGTGACAACCTGGCTTCGCGATGCTGGCTTCACGGTCGAGGCCCACATGCTCCTCGACCTCGACGAGAGCGTTCCAGGGGCGGTCCTCTTCGCACACAGTCAGCCCTAG
- a CDS encoding TetR/AcrR family transcriptional regulator has translation MPKRVDHAERRTQIAEALVRVAGRRGLHAVGMRDVAAEAGVSLRLVQYYFETKEKLLLFGLEQLTERFRERVSARVRAAGDSPGPRATVEAVLMAALPTDEESRTFHHLYTSYAVLSVNDPALAAQPFIKNPDAAEDAVAGLLQQAREAGLLDPGLDTRLEAVSLLAMSAGLGTSILVGQRSPEYAAAVLDHHLDRIFRTHG, from the coding sequence ATGCCCAAGCGCGTGGATCACGCGGAACGGCGCACCCAGATCGCCGAGGCGCTCGTCCGCGTCGCCGGGCGGCGCGGCCTGCACGCCGTGGGGATGCGCGACGTGGCCGCGGAGGCGGGTGTGTCACTGCGGCTCGTGCAGTACTACTTCGAGACGAAAGAGAAGTTGCTGCTCTTCGGCTTGGAGCAGCTGACGGAGAGATTCAGGGAACGGGTCTCCGCCCGCGTCCGCGCCGCCGGGGACAGCCCGGGCCCGCGCGCGACGGTGGAGGCAGTGCTGATGGCGGCCCTGCCGACCGACGAGGAGAGCCGCACCTTCCACCACCTCTACACCTCGTACGCGGTCCTCTCCGTCAACGACCCGGCCCTCGCCGCCCAGCCCTTCATCAAGAACCCGGACGCCGCCGAGGACGCCGTGGCCGGACTCCTCCAGCAGGCGCGAGAGGCGGGTCTGCTCGACCCCGGTCTGGACACGCGGTTGGAAGCAGTCAGCCTGCTTGCCATGTCCGCGGGCCTGGGCACCAGCATCCTCGTCGGCCAGCGCAGCCCGGAGTACGCCGCCGCGGTCCTGGACCACCACCTCGACCGGATCTTCCGCACGCACGGCTGA
- a CDS encoding alpha/beta fold hydrolase — MPETTARTQADVGRYVSDAWRERYFAACDAVYALGAPALAEQDVETSFGTTHVYRYGPAEPAAQSRTPVVLVHGAGSCSAIWYPNTPDLSAERPVYALDTPGDPGRSVQRAPLHRPEHAAQWLEETLAGLGLDRVHLVGTSYGGWLALNQAHRRPDRLASVTLLDPGGLEKVGPRFFVWLFVSLFATFAPKALRPRLAAWLEQPVLVMPELRTMIRTAVRAFRIRRPSPLPLSEDELSTIRTPLYLVLGKRSLLLHPHRQVERVPRLIPGARAEIVSGTGHGPQIDHAKETNRRMLDFMASVD, encoded by the coding sequence GTGCCCGAGACCACTGCGCGTACCCAGGCCGATGTCGGCCGCTATGTGAGCGACGCCTGGCGTGAGCGTTACTTCGCGGCCTGCGACGCGGTCTACGCGCTGGGCGCACCGGCCCTCGCGGAACAGGACGTGGAGACCTCTTTCGGCACCACCCACGTGTACCGCTACGGCCCCGCCGAGCCGGCGGCCCAGTCCCGCACCCCGGTCGTACTGGTCCATGGGGCGGGCTCCTGCTCCGCCATCTGGTACCCGAACACCCCCGACCTCAGCGCCGAGCGCCCTGTCTACGCCCTCGACACCCCCGGGGACCCCGGACGCAGCGTCCAGCGCGCCCCGCTTCACCGGCCCGAGCACGCCGCGCAGTGGCTTGAGGAGACACTCGCCGGGCTCGGCCTCGACCGCGTCCACCTTGTCGGCACGTCCTACGGCGGCTGGCTCGCGCTGAACCAGGCGCACCGCAGGCCGGACCGCCTCGCCTCGGTCACCCTGCTCGACCCCGGTGGCCTGGAGAAGGTGGGGCCGCGCTTCTTCGTCTGGCTGTTCGTCAGCCTCTTCGCGACCTTCGCGCCCAAGGCGCTGCGTCCGCGCCTCGCGGCCTGGCTGGAGCAGCCGGTCCTCGTCATGCCGGAGCTGCGCACCATGATCAGGACGGCTGTGCGTGCCTTCCGCATCCGCCGCCCGTCTCCGCTGCCCCTGTCCGAAGACGAACTCTCCACCATCCGCACCCCGCTCTACCTGGTACTCGGCAAGCGCAGCCTCTTGCTGCACCCGCACCGGCAAGTGGAGCGCGTGCCCCGCCTGATACCGGGCGCCCGCGCCGAGATCGTCTCCGGCACCGGCCACGGCCCACAGATCGACCACGCGAAGGAGACCAACCGCCGGATGCTGGACTTCATGGCCTCCGTCGACTGA
- a CDS encoding NAD(P)H-binding protein, with translation MTDDKATGATMRIAVTGAAGSLGGRVVRLLAGRADVDVVAMTRRKPPADALPPQVEVAVADYADLPALRAALKGVDVLVFISSDGPDARVLLHHRNVVAAAAAERVGHVAALSSVDADPASPFCYAVVNRLTEDLLLASGVPCSFARASLYMEFFRSWLTEARATGLLRLPAADGRVSLVARDDVARALAALALGEPTGRHHDITGPESVDLAGIASITAEAWETPVAYVDIPADTYCAETAATGLDPWWLYAFSSMFASVREQRWDRVRNDYTQLTGRLPLTLRDVLSAHG, from the coding sequence GTGACTGACGACAAGGCGACGGGGGCGACGATGCGCATCGCGGTGACGGGGGCGGCTGGCAGCCTGGGCGGGCGGGTGGTGCGGTTGCTCGCGGGCCGGGCCGACGTGGACGTGGTAGCGATGACCAGGCGGAAGCCGCCTGCGGACGCGTTGCCGCCGCAGGTGGAGGTCGCCGTTGCCGACTACGCCGATCTGCCCGCTCTGCGTGCGGCGCTGAAGGGCGTGGACGTGCTGGTCTTCATCTCCAGTGACGGGCCCGATGCCCGGGTGCTGCTGCACCACCGCAACGTCGTCGCCGCTGCGGCGGCTGAGCGCGTCGGTCATGTCGCGGCGCTGAGCAGCGTCGACGCCGACCCGGCGTCCCCGTTCTGCTACGCGGTGGTCAACCGGCTCACCGAGGATCTGCTTCTGGCCTCCGGCGTGCCATGCTCGTTCGCCAGGGCTTCGCTGTACATGGAGTTCTTCCGGAGCTGGCTCACCGAGGCGCGTGCGACCGGGCTGCTGAGGCTTCCGGCAGCGGATGGCCGGGTCTCCCTGGTGGCGCGCGACGACGTGGCGCGCGCCCTCGCCGCACTCGCGCTGGGTGAGCCGACCGGTCGTCACCATGACATCACGGGACCCGAGTCGGTGGACCTGGCAGGCATCGCCTCGATCACGGCGGAGGCGTGGGAGACGCCTGTCGCCTACGTGGACATCCCGGCTGACACGTACTGTGCCGAGACGGCGGCGACCGGCCTGGATCCCTGGTGGCTCTACGCCTTTTCGTCCATGTTCGCCTCGGTGCGCGAGCAGCGCTGGGATCGAGTGCGCAACGACTACACCCAGCTGACCGGCCGCCTCCCCCTCACTCTCCGCGACGTCCTATCGGCACACGGGTGA
- a CDS encoding Mu transposase C-terminal domain-containing protein produces MSTRPRLLSLGDRVHYDGREHTVAALHGTSVRLVDDAHAASVVLLGHLLASEGFAVLSTGPARPPLPEEGVLDGLPEEVAERALWWQRHLTELMTGRPDATPGTTVRREYDPEVHSVRQRELAKLAELREAGEEVSLSTLQRLRTRFEREGVAGLVDRRLVKPSTGTSRADPRVVAAIEQVVNSRTDEATVSAQVLRRKVERLLAAEHGAGAVMMPSRAAFYRLLEAVSTGRHLLGSARTRRSLGKQPKRMFGQLTAARPGEVMEIDSTPLDIMVIHDDGKVDRCELTGLVDVATRTLTAVVLRPSTKAVDAALLLARAMTPEPMRPGWSDALRMSRSVLPYTSLLPLDERLAQAAAKPVIVPETVVSDRGKAYISDNFRNACRHLGISFQPAHPDTPTDKPHVERTLGSVATMFAQYVAGYTGRSAETRGKDPAAQAAWSIHELQELLQEWVVAIWQTRPHDGLRDPLMPDRPLTPNEKYAALVSAAGYVPVALSPEEYIKLMPREWRVIGAGGVRINNRTYDARELRPYRRQPSGAGPDGKRWEVHYDPYDISCVWVRNHRGQGWITTTWRHLRTSPVPMGELVFDRAHQVLTERERRRPHEEEVAQAAVKLLDRAADGPEGGAERSAGQSKGRRRAVNRRDRKVAARTRATSTTTWPRPELPAANQAPQPEPDPDPEAAEENEEVAKVVPLGIFDAREEAKRWR; encoded by the coding sequence ATGTCGACGCGTCCGCGGCTGCTGTCGCTGGGTGACCGGGTCCACTACGACGGGCGTGAGCACACCGTCGCCGCCCTGCACGGCACATCGGTTCGCCTGGTCGATGACGCCCATGCGGCGAGCGTCGTGCTGCTCGGGCATCTGCTGGCTTCGGAGGGCTTCGCAGTGCTCAGCACCGGCCCGGCCCGGCCGCCGCTGCCCGAGGAGGGAGTGCTGGACGGGCTGCCCGAGGAGGTGGCGGAGCGGGCCCTTTGGTGGCAGCGGCACCTGACCGAGCTGATGACGGGCCGCCCGGACGCGACTCCTGGCACGACCGTGAGGCGCGAGTACGACCCGGAGGTGCACTCGGTGCGCCAGCGGGAGCTGGCCAAGCTCGCCGAGCTGCGCGAGGCCGGTGAGGAGGTGTCTTTGAGCACCCTTCAGCGGTTGCGGACCCGTTTCGAGCGCGAGGGGGTGGCGGGGCTGGTGGACCGGCGGCTGGTCAAGCCCTCCACCGGCACGAGCCGGGCCGATCCGCGGGTGGTGGCCGCGATCGAGCAGGTCGTGAACAGCCGGACCGATGAGGCGACGGTGTCCGCGCAGGTGCTGCGGCGCAAGGTCGAACGGCTCCTGGCGGCCGAGCACGGCGCCGGAGCGGTGATGATGCCGTCGCGGGCCGCGTTCTACCGGCTACTGGAGGCGGTTTCGACGGGACGGCATCTGCTGGGGTCGGCACGCACTCGCCGCTCGCTGGGCAAGCAGCCGAAGCGGATGTTCGGACAGCTGACAGCGGCCCGGCCGGGCGAGGTCATGGAGATCGACTCCACGCCGCTGGACATCATGGTGATCCACGACGACGGCAAGGTGGACCGCTGCGAGCTGACTGGGCTGGTGGACGTGGCCACCAGGACACTGACGGCGGTGGTGCTGCGGCCGTCGACGAAGGCGGTGGACGCCGCGCTCCTGCTGGCGCGCGCGATGACGCCGGAGCCGATGCGGCCGGGCTGGTCGGACGCTTTGCGCATGTCACGCTCGGTGCTGCCCTACACCTCACTGCTGCCGCTGGACGAGCGGCTGGCCCAGGCCGCCGCGAAACCAGTGATCGTCCCGGAGACAGTGGTCAGCGACCGCGGCAAGGCATACATCTCGGACAACTTCCGCAACGCCTGCCGCCACCTGGGGATTTCGTTCCAGCCCGCGCACCCGGACACCCCGACTGACAAACCGCACGTCGAGCGAACGCTGGGCTCGGTGGCGACGATGTTCGCCCAGTACGTGGCCGGCTACACCGGCCGCAGCGCGGAGACGCGCGGCAAAGACCCGGCCGCGCAGGCAGCCTGGTCCATCCACGAACTCCAGGAACTCTTGCAGGAATGGGTCGTCGCCATCTGGCAGACCAGGCCCCATGACGGACTGCGCGACCCGCTGATGCCGGACCGTCCGCTGACTCCGAACGAGAAGTACGCCGCGCTGGTGTCGGCGGCCGGATACGTCCCAGTCGCACTCAGCCCAGAGGAGTACATCAAGCTCATGCCGCGCGAGTGGCGGGTCATCGGCGCCGGCGGGGTGCGGATCAACAACCGAACCTACGACGCCCGCGAACTCAGACCCTACCGGAGACAGCCCTCGGGGGCAGGGCCGGACGGCAAGAGATGGGAAGTCCACTACGACCCCTACGACATCTCCTGCGTCTGGGTACGCAACCACCGCGGCCAAGGGTGGATCACCACGACCTGGCGCCACCTGCGCACTTCTCCGGTCCCGATGGGCGAGTTGGTCTTCGACCGAGCCCACCAAGTACTGACCGAACGCGAACGACGCCGACCGCACGAGGAGGAAGTCGCACAGGCCGCCGTCAAGCTGTTGGACCGCGCGGCCGACGGTCCCGAAGGCGGAGCCGAGCGGTCCGCAGGCCAGAGCAAGGGCAGGCGCCGGGCGGTCAACCGGCGCGACCGCAAGGTCGCCGCCCGCACCCGTGCCACGAGCACCACCACTTGGCCCCGTCCCGAACTGCCGGCGGCCAACCAGGCACCCCAGCCCGAACCGGACCCGGATCCCGAAGCCGCCGAGGAGAACGAGGAGGTGGCCAAGGTGGTGCCACTGGGCATCTTCGACGCCCGTGAGGAGGCAAAACGATGGCGGTGA
- a CDS encoding helix-turn-helix domain-containing protein yields MASLNVGNLGDYLREQRRNAQLSLRQLADAAGVSNPYLSQIERGLRKPSAEVLQQVAKALRISAETLYVRAGILDAERDRDEVETRAVILADPTLNERQKQVLLQIYESFRKENGFGISPEAEEAVAESVKAVGLDLDSPSPPSDTEGADTAVRRSRTPRESGTDAAEATADGGRKSPARRTRTTRTTRNTGKTRTTRTTRTSDGSDADPENPTDPQQSDG; encoded by the coding sequence ATGGCATCGCTCAACGTCGGCAATCTCGGTGACTATCTGCGCGAGCAGCGGCGCAACGCGCAGCTGTCGTTGCGGCAGCTCGCCGATGCCGCCGGGGTGTCCAATCCGTATCTGAGCCAGATCGAGCGCGGGCTGCGCAAGCCGAGCGCGGAGGTGTTGCAGCAGGTCGCCAAGGCCCTGCGGATCTCCGCCGAGACGCTGTACGTCCGGGCCGGCATCCTCGACGCCGAGCGGGACCGTGACGAGGTGGAGACGCGCGCCGTCATCCTCGCCGATCCCACACTGAACGAGCGGCAGAAGCAGGTACTGCTCCAGATCTACGAGTCCTTCCGCAAGGAGAACGGGTTCGGGATATCCCCCGAGGCGGAGGAGGCGGTGGCCGAGTCGGTCAAGGCCGTCGGGCTGGACCTGGACTCGCCGTCCCCGCCGAGCGACACCGAGGGCGCCGACACGGCCGTACGCCGCAGCCGTACGCCCCGCGAGAGCGGCACGGATGCCGCGGAAGCCACGGCCGACGGCGGCCGTAAGTCTCCCGCACGCCGTACTCGCACCACCCGCACCACCCGCAACACCGGAAAGACCCGCACCACCCGCACCACCCGTACGTCCGACGGCAGCGACGCCGACCCGGAGAACCCGACCGACCCCCAGCAGTCGGACGGCTGA